One genomic window of Aptenodytes patagonicus chromosome 3, bAptPat1.pri.cur, whole genome shotgun sequence includes the following:
- the MSH5 gene encoding mutS protein homolog 5, whose translation MTAISATSCALPPPLGPDPEDHECSETHMSVLWYAGHLAITYYDTEDCSVYFMPDIPDNEDLKLLHKVIGEVNPQCIVTSAKQDQNIAKFLTNLTATAGDKDIGKPEIVLFPNTDFGLDVSKQRILSRQFPFIPSHMTATEKILYLSSIIPFESPLMIRALGGLLKFLDRRRVGVELEESTIAVPILAFKKFVLSDIVNMDQDTYCVLQIFKSDIHPSVYKLSSGLKEGFSLYGILNRCRCKWGEKLLRLWLTRPTRNLTELNKRLDVIHFFLLAQNHETVLTLQGCLKNIKNVPLILKRMTLSHTKVSDWQALYKTVYSAVCLRDTCRSLPNTIELFQTISRVFTNDLHYIASLISKVVDFEGSISENRFTVRPNVDPTIDEKKRKLMGLSDFLTEVARKELETLDNHIPSCCVIYIPLIGFLLSIPRLPTMVEKSDFEIEGLDFMFLSEDKLHYRSARTKELDSLLGDLHCEIRDQETLIMHQLQTKILEKSEVLNSVIEYTAHLDVLLALSVMARENAYCRPRFTHRHGFHIKDGRHPLMELCAKTFVANPVNSGEATRRIKIITGPNSSGKSVYLKQVGLIVFMALIGSYVPAAEAEIGVIDGIYTRIHSRESVSVGLSTFMIDLNQVAKAVNNATERSLVLIDEFGKGTNTLDGLSLLAAVLRYWISQGTQCPQVFVSTNFHSLMQLELLPDTPLLEYLTMETHQDGDELIFFYQIKQGMSTVSHAANIAALAGMPAKIIERGVEVSELIRNGKAIKRIDHPSKGDRMEKCKSVVEKFLHLDLDDPHVDLEEFMHKEVLPSAASVL comes from the coding sequence ATGACTGCCATATCAGCCACGAGTTGTGCCTTGCCACCACCACTTGGGCCCGACCCAGAGGACCACGAGTGCTCTGAGACACACATGTCTGTTTTGTGGTATGCAGGGCATCTTGCAATTACTTATTATGATACAGAAGATTGCTCAGTCTACTTCATGCCTGACATACCTGATAATGAAGACCTCAAGCTACTGCATAAAGTGATTGGGGAAGTTAATCCTCAATGCATAGTGACCAGTGCAAAACAGGACCAGAATATTGCCAAATTCCTGACCAACCTAACAGCTACTGCTGGTGATAAAGATATAGGAAAACCAGAAATTGTCCTGTTTCCCAACACAGATTTTGGCTTAGACGTCAGCAAGCAACGCATCCTATCTAGGCAATTTCCATTTATCCCATCTCACATGACTGCAACAGAGAAAATTCTCTACTTGTCCTCAATCATCCCTTTTGAGAGCCCACTCATGATACGAGCCCTAGGGGGACTCCTCAAGTTCCTAGACAGGAGAAGGGTTGGAGTTGAGCTCGAAGAAAGCACTATTGCGGTTCCTATTTTGGCCTTTAAAAAGTTTGTGCTGTCAGATATTGTGAATATGGACCAAGACACTTACTGTGTCCTGCAGATATTTAAAAGTGATATCCATCCTTCTGTGTACAAGCTGTCCAGTGGATTAAAAGAAGGATTCAGTTTATATGGAATTTTAAACCGTTGCAGGTGCAAATGGGGAGAAAAACTGCTGAGGCTGTGGCTCACACGACCTACTCGGAACTTGACAGAGCTGAACAAACGGCTAGATGTTATCCACTTCTTCCTGCTGGCTCAGAACCATGAAACAGTCCTCACTCTTCAAGGTTGCCtcaagaatattaaaaatgtgcCCCTTATTCTAAAAAGAATGACTCTTTCCCACACAAAAGTTAGTGACTGGCAAGCACTCTATAAGACAGTGTATAGTGCAGTGTGCCTTAGAGACACATGTCGTTCTCTGCCCAACACTATTGAACTCTTTCAGACCATTTCGCGTGTCTTCACTAATGATCTGCACTACATCGCTAGTCTAATCAGCAAAGTGGTGGACTTTGAAGGCAGCATCTCAGAGAACCGCTTCACTGTTAGACCCAATGTGGACCCCACCATTGATGAGAAGAAACGAAAGCTGATGGGACTGTCAGACTTCCTTACAGAAGTGGCACGAAAAGAACTGGAGACCTTGGACAATCATATTCCCTCCTGTTGTGTGATTTACATTCCTTTGATTGGGTTCCTCCTCTCCATTCCACGGCTACCAACTATGGTGGAGAAGAGTGACTTTGAAATCGAAGGCTTGGACTTCATGTTCTTGTCAGAGGATAAACTGCACTACAGAAGTGCTAGGACTAAGGAGCTAGACAGCCTGCTGGGTGACTTGCACTGTGAGATCAGAGACCAGGAAACACTTATTATGCACCAGCTGCAGACAAAGATCTTGGAGAAGTCTGAAGTGCTTAACAGTGTGATTGAGTACACTGCACACCTAGATGTGCTACTAGCTTTGTCAGTGATGGCCCGGGAGAATGCCTACTGCCGGCCACGCTTTACTCACCGCCATGGCTTCCACATCAAGGATGGAAGACATCCACTCATGGAACTATGTGCAAAGACTTTTGTGGCCAATCCTGTGAACAGTGGTGAGGCTACCAGACGAATAAAGATCATCACAGGGCCCAACTCATCTGGAAAGAGCGTCTACTTAAAGCAAGTAGGTCTTATAGTATTCATGGCTCTAATCGGCAGTTACGtccctgcagcagaggcagagatTGGAGTAATTGATGGGATTTACACAAGAATCCACAGTAGGGAATCAGTTTCTGTAGGGCTCTCCACTTTCATGATTGATCTTAACCAGGTTGCCAAGGCAGTAAACAACGCCACAGAGAGGTCCTTGGTACTTATTGATGAATTTGGTAAAGGGACCAACACACTGGATGGCCTGTCCCTTCTGGCTGCTGTCCTGAGGTACTGGATCAGTCAAGGAACACAGTGTCCACAGGTCTTTGTCTCCACTAATTTTCACAGTTTAATGCAGCTAGAACTCCTGCCTGACACACCTCTTCTGGAGTACCTGACCATGGAGACACACCAAGATGGAGATGAGTTGATATTTTTCTATCAGATCAAACAGGGCATGTCCACTGTTAGTCATGCTGCCAACATTGCTGCATTAGCAGGAATGCCAGCCAAAATTATTGAAAGAGGAGTGGAAGTGTCAGAACTGATTCGCAATGGAAAAGCTATCAAACGTATTGATCATCCCTCAAAAGGAGATCGGATGGAAAAATGCAAGTCTGTTgtggaaaagtttcttcacctAGACCTTGATGATCCCCATGTGGACTTAGAAGAGTTCATGCATAAAGAGGTGCTGCCTTCTGCAGCCTCAGTCCTGTAA